In Bacteroidales bacterium, a genomic segment contains:
- a CDS encoding VWA domain-containing protein, with product MYNIEFANPKILYLLLLVVPAIAWYIYRHRMVQAEMQMPGVSQIAGIKKTIRIYLRHIPFIFRMLVFMLLIIALARPQSTNRWQDETVQGIDIMLALDISGSMLAGDFSPNRIEASKDVASEFISGRPSDRIGLVVFGGESFTQCPLTTDHGVLLNLLHQINVGVIDDQSTAIGLGLANAVKRLKDSNAKSRVVILVTDGVNNAGSVDPITAAEIAKTFGVRVYTIGVGTIGTAPFPMVDPWGRTVYQQMEVDIDEPMLRQISAMTNGAYFRATNNQKLKDIYGEIDKLEKSKIDVKQYSRKHEEFGIFAAGALLFLLLEILMRYTVLRSVT from the coding sequence ATGTATAACATAGAATTCGCCAATCCAAAGATATTATACCTGTTGTTGCTGGTTGTACCGGCAATAGCCTGGTATATCTACAGGCACAGGATGGTACAGGCTGAAATGCAAATGCCGGGTGTATCACAAATTGCCGGAATAAAGAAAACAATACGGATTTACCTGAGGCACATTCCTTTTATTTTCAGGATGCTTGTATTTATGCTACTTATCATTGCCCTTGCCAGGCCGCAAAGTACCAACCGCTGGCAGGACGAAACGGTTCAGGGAATTGACATCATGCTGGCACTCGATATTTCGGGAAGTATGCTGGCAGGCGATTTTTCACCAAACCGGATTGAAGCTTCCAAGGATGTGGCCTCCGAATTTATTTCCGGCCGGCCTTCTGACCGCATCGGCCTGGTTGTTTTTGGTGGAGAAAGTTTTACACAATGCCCACTTACAACGGACCATGGTGTATTGCTTAATTTGCTTCACCAGATAAATGTGGGTGTTATTGATGATCAGTCTACTGCAATCGGCCTCGGATTGGCAAATGCAGTTAAAAGACTCAAAGACAGCAATGCTAAAAGCCGGGTTGTAATCCTGGTTACGGACGGCGTAAATAACGCCGGATCTGTTGATCCTATAACAGCGGCTGAAATTGCCAAAACATTTGGTGTGAGAGTATATACAATTGGTGTGGGAACTATAGGAACAGCGCCTTTTCCCATGGTTGATCCCTGGGGAAGAACCGTATATCAGCAGATGGAAGTTGACATTGATGAGCCCATGCTGAGGCAGATATCTGCAATGACAAACGGAGCTTATTTCAGGGCAACCAATAATCAGAAACTGAAAGATATTTATGGCGAGATTGATAAACTTGAAAAATCAAAAATTGACGTTAAGCAATATTCCAGGAAACATGAAGAATTCGGGATTTTTGCTGCCGGCGCACTGTTATTCCTGCTTCTTGAGATA